From Pseudomonas arsenicoxydans:
GAGGGTGGATGCGGCGCGGGTGCTGCTTGAGAGCACCCGCTCACCCCTGAAAACCGTGGCGTACCAGTGCGGATTTCGCGACGCCCAGCACATGCGCAGCGTGTTCAATCGCAGGCTGGGAGTGACGCCGCAGCAATTCAGGCAGAATTTTTCGGCGATGGTTTGAGCAGGTATTTGCATTGTTCTTGAGGGCATCATCGCGGGCAAGCCCGCGAAGGCGTCAGCCCAGCCAACAAAATCTAAGGCGCTGCCCGCGCCGGCAAAAACTTCAACGTGCTGCGCATATTGGCCATGACTTCTTCTTCATTGAAATGCGCCTGGTAGTAAATCCCTTCGACATACGCCTCGGCCTGATCCTCATAGTGGCTGTCGAACGGCACGCCGCTCTGGCCAACCGGGTTGATGGTCAGGCTGTGGGCCGGGTCGGCGAAGTCGACCAGTCGCCGCGTTGACGGTCCGTAAGTCACCGGCCATGGCGCCGGTCCGATCTTGGCGGAGAGGTTGTTCGGGACTTCGTGGGTGCCGGGCGCCGCGAACGGGCCGACATTGAAAATCCGGTCCAGCGGCTTTTGCGTCCCCAGCGGATGGCCATGGGTCAGGGTGTGCGCCTTGCCCCACTGCCATTGCGTGAAGTCAGGTCCCAGGACAGTCTTGAGGTGGGCGATGCTCGCCTGCCACGCGACCTTGACCGTATCGGCACGGGTTTCCTTGCCGAGGGTGTTGCGGTTGTCCCACCACGGCGAATCGGGGTTGGCCGCCAGCCGCGGCAACGCCGCATCAATCACTCGGGTCGAGAGCAGGGTTTCAAAAAAATCGTTGCCCAGTTCATCGTGCATCGTCGCGTCGGCCAGATTGAACAGGAACTGGTTGAACAGCGTGGCGCTGGTGGACTCCAGTGGGTAATCGCCTTGCCACCGGGCCAGTTGCTCGACCAGTTTGAGCTCGGCCGGATCGCTCACCACTTCACGCAGTACCGGCAACAACGGCGCCAACAAGCGAGGGCCATAGGCGGTGGTCGTGCCCAGTTGTAGTTTCTGGTTGGCGTCGTTGTCCCACTTCACGTTCTTGTCGCCGAGCTGGCGATTGAGTTGCTGGCCGCGATCGGCGAGGTTGTAGTAACCGGGAATCTCCATGCCGGTTGGCGACACAGGCTGGAAGTTGGCCGAAACGATATAGCCACGCGCCGGGTTCTCTTCCTGGGGGTTGGCACTGAACGGGTAGAAACCTTCCTTGTCCGCCTGACTGGTGCTGCCGTCGAGGATGAACCCGGGCTTCGCTCCGGCTGCACGCTTGGGCAGCAGCGCCGAGGCCCACCAGCCAATATCGCCCTTGGCGTTGGCATAGACGATGTTCAATCCCGGCGCCTGAACCTTGGCCGCTGCGGCGCGCGCCTTGGCCAGGGTGTCGGCGCGGTTGAGCTGGTAGAAGCCATCGAGGATCGGATTGGGCGTTTCAAGGAACGCCCACCACATGGCGATCGGTGTCTTGCCGGCGGCTGTGCCGAGCACGTCATTGATGATCGGGCCGTGGGGTGACTGGCGCAGCGTCAGCGTGACGGGCGCCTGACCTTTCACCGCGATCTGTTGCTCGGTGTTGACCATGTCCACCCAATTGCCGCGATACCAGACCTGGTTCGGGTTGTCCGGGTTGATCTTCTCGGCGATCAGGTCGAGGTCATCGTTCTGGAACATGGTCAGGCTCCAGCCGAAATCCAGGTTGTGGCCGAGAAAGGCGAACGGCACCAGCGCCTGATGATGACCGTATAGCTCAAAGCCCGGTGCCGACAATTGCGCTTCGTACCACACCGACGGCACCGAGAAGCGAATGTGCGGATCACCGGCCAGCAGCG
This genomic window contains:
- a CDS encoding penicillin acylase family protein, whose translation is MKRVLTVLVLLIVTLAIGVGGYVYIKQPTRQGQVELQRLQGSVTVRYDERGVPHIRAENETDLYRTLGYVQAQDRLFQMEAMRRLARGELAEVLGPKLLDTDKLFRSLRIRERAESYVAGLDRQSPAWKALEAYLDGINQYQDTHAAPIEFDVLGIHKRPFTAQDTISVAGYMAYSFAAAFRTEPLLTYVRDQLGAEYLNIFDLDWQPKGVLAKTRSAAAPALAATDWKDLNALARLSEQALAENGLPQFEGSNAWVISGNRSKSGKPLLAGDPHIRFSVPSVWYEAQLSAPGFELYGHHQALVPFAFLGHNLDFGWSLTMFQNDDLDLIAEKINPDNPNQVWYRGNWVDMVNTEQQIAVKGQAPVTLTLRQSPHGPIINDVLGTAAGKTPIAMWWAFLETPNPILDGFYQLNRADTLAKARAAAAKVQAPGLNIVYANAKGDIGWWASALLPKRAAGAKPGFILDGSTSQADKEGFYPFSANPQEENPARGYIVSANFQPVSPTGMEIPGYYNLADRGQQLNRQLGDKNVKWDNDANQKLQLGTTTAYGPRLLAPLLPVLREVVSDPAELKLVEQLARWQGDYPLESTSATLFNQFLFNLADATMHDELGNDFFETLLSTRVIDAALPRLAANPDSPWWDNRNTLGKETRADTVKVAWQASIAHLKTVLGPDFTQWQWGKAHTLTHGHPLGTQKPLDRIFNVGPFAAPGTHEVPNNLSAKIGPAPWPVTYGPSTRRLVDFADPAHSLTINPVGQSGVPFDSHYEDQAEAYVEGIYYQAHFNEEEVMANMRSTLKFLPARAAP